A genomic stretch from Lathyrus oleraceus cultivar Zhongwan6 chromosome 2, CAAS_Psat_ZW6_1.0, whole genome shotgun sequence includes:
- the LOC127118781 gene encoding annexin Gh1 — MSTLTVPHPLPPVSDDVEQLRKAFSGWGTNEDLIISILGHRNGSQRKAIREGYAQTYGEDLLKALDKELTSDFERLVHLWALESAERDAFLANEATKKWTSSNQVLVEIACTRSSDQLFSAKKAYHVLYKKSLEEDVAHHTTGDYRKLLLPLVSCHRYEGDEVNLTIAKAEAKILHEKISKKAYNDDDLIRILATRSKAQVNATLNHYKDAFGKDINKDLKEDPKDEFLSLLRSTVKCLTRPEKYFAKIIRLSINKRGTDEGALTRVVATRAEIDLKIVGDEYQRRDSVPLDRAIVKDTTGDYEKMLLAILGHDDA, encoded by the exons ATGTCGACCTTAACTGTTCCTCATCCTCTTCCTCCTGTCTCCGATGACGTTGAGCAGCTCCGCAAAGCCTTTTCAG GTTGGGGGACCAATGAAGATTTGATTATATCGATTTTGGGTCATAGGAATGGTAGTCAGAGGAAGGCTATCAGAGAAGGTTATGCTCAGACTTATGGAGAAGATCTCCTTAAGGCCTTGGACAAAGAGCTTACCAGTGACTTTGAG AGGCTGGTTCATCTTTGGGCACTTGAATCCGCGGAACGCGATGCTTTTCTTGCAAACGAAGCAACCAAAAAATGGACATCAAGCAATCAAGTTCTGGTGGAAATTGCTTGCACTAGATCTTCTGATCAATTGTTTTCTGCAAAGAAGGCTTATCATGTTCTTTATAAGAAGTCTCTTGAGGAAGATGTTGCTCATCACACAACTGGAGACTACCGTAAG CTCCTATTACCTCTGGTTAGTTGTCACCGCTATGAAGGAGATGAAGTGAACTTGACTATAGCAAAAGCGGAGGCAAAGATACTTCACGAAAAGATTTCAAAAAAGGCCTATAACGACGACGATCTCATTAGGATTCTGGCCACAAGGAGCAAAGCACAAGTTAATGCTACTTTGAATCACTACAAAGATGCATTTGGAAAAGATATAAACAAG GATCTGAAAGAAGATCCAAAAGACGAGTTTCTGTCATTACTGAGATCAACTGTCAAGTGCTTGACTCGTCCCGAGAAGTACTTTGCAAAGATAATTCGTCTGTCGATCAATAAGCGAGGAACGGATGAAGGGGCTCTTACAAGAGTTGTGGCAACAAGAGCTGAAATTGACTTGAAAATTGTGGGTGATGAGTATCAAAGGAGGGACAGTGTCCCTCTTGATCGTGCCATTGTTAAGGACACCACTGGTGACTATGAGAAAATGCTTTTGGCAATCTTAGGACATGATGATGCTTGA